A single region of the Acidithiobacillus acidisediminis genome encodes:
- a CDS encoding Txe/YoeB family addiction module toxin, protein MKLVFADLAREDYPYWQKQDKKMVERINKLIREVQREPFSGLGKPELLKNALSGFWSRRINDEHRMVYRVEGDQLQIAQLRFCY, encoded by the coding sequence GTGAAGCTCGTCTTCGCTGACCTGGCTCGGGAAGACTACCCGTATTGGCAGAAGCAGGATAAAAAGATGGTCGAGCGGATCAACAAACTGATTCGTGAGGTCCAGCGCGAGCCGTTTAGTGGTCTCGGCAAACCGGAACTACTGAAAAATGCCCTCTCAGGATTTTGGTCACGCCGGATCAACGACGAGCACCGCATGGTGTATCGGGTTGAAGGCGATCAACTGCAAATCGCGCAATTGCGCTTCTGCTACTGA
- a CDS encoding type II toxin-antitoxin system Phd/YefM family antitoxin, protein MTYTTLRANLASTMDRVCEDHEALIITRNGEQAVVMLSLEDYKALEETAYLLRTPTNAKRLLAAAAQLNAGQGVERTLAE, encoded by the coding sequence ATGACCTACACGACCCTTCGCGCCAATCTAGCTAGTACGATGGACCGCGTTTGCGAAGATCATGAAGCGTTGATCATCACCCGCAACGGAGAGCAAGCGGTAGTCATGCTCTCGCTCGAAGACTACAAGGCGCTGGAAGAAACCGCATACCTACTCCGCACCCCCACTAACGCCAAGCGTCTTCTTGCGGCAGCGGCGCAGTTGAACGCCGGCCAGGGAGTGGAACGGACGCTGGCAGAGTGA
- a CDS encoding plasma-membrane proton-efflux P-type ATPase, with product MTESTPQPHCKGLRSDEATRLLTQYGRNEVVDKAPNTFLVLLRKFWAPVPWMLEVTLLLEAILGKWPETIIIGLLLVFNAVLGFSQERKAQNALDMLRERLRIQARVCRDGSWQVIAAAELVPGDLIHVRLGDIVPADLKLEEGTILVDQSALTGESIPVDRNPGDAIYSGSIIRRGEASGTVTATGTRSYFGKTAELVRSAGAKSHLEELVLHIVRYLVAMDVLLVVAIFAYAMVQGLSIATILPFALILLVASVPVALPATFTLATALAAVRLARQGVLVTRLAAIEEAAAMQVLCSDKTGTLTQNQLHLEKTSLWPQVESNELLAMAAIASDDSTQDPLDLAILTAATGAGVTLPERNGFLPFDPSSKRSAGQFTRDQDTWEAIKGAPQTVAMLCGEKDWERATQDLASNGARVLAVAAGPKGAPRFLGLLALADPVRPDAAKVIQELENFGVPVRMITGDSAATASHVAQILGIRGPVCARDAQNQDCAVYAGVFPEDKFHLVQALQKQGKIVGMTGDGVNDAPALKQAEMGVAVESATDVAKAAASIVLTTPGLEGVLTAVMAGRRVYQRMLTYTLNKIIKVFQVALFLSLGFLLFDRFVVTPLLVLLLLFANDFVTMSLAEDNVRPSTKPDRWNVRSLVWSSLAVAGAWLLYIFAVYMVARFLLHLPEGSVQSLGFVGLVYSGLANVFLVRERGHLWAARPGKFLALASLADIVIVSVLAIFGWLLAPVPAYLVGALLLFTLIYTLLLDQIKVPLLHQLTK from the coding sequence ATGACAGAGTCTACCCCACAGCCCCACTGTAAGGGGTTGCGCAGCGACGAAGCGACTCGTCTTCTCACCCAATATGGGCGCAATGAGGTCGTCGACAAGGCCCCGAACACGTTTCTCGTACTCCTGCGCAAATTCTGGGCACCAGTGCCCTGGATGTTGGAAGTGACGTTGCTCCTGGAGGCCATTCTTGGCAAATGGCCCGAGACCATCATCATTGGCTTATTGTTGGTTTTCAATGCGGTGTTGGGCTTCAGTCAGGAACGCAAAGCGCAGAACGCCTTAGATATGCTGCGCGAGCGCTTACGTATTCAGGCCCGCGTCTGCCGCGATGGCTCCTGGCAGGTGATAGCCGCTGCGGAATTGGTCCCCGGCGATCTCATACATGTGCGCCTTGGAGATATTGTTCCCGCCGATCTCAAGCTGGAAGAGGGTACTATCCTCGTAGACCAGTCTGCCCTCACTGGCGAGTCCATCCCGGTGGATCGCAATCCAGGAGACGCCATATATTCTGGTTCCATTATCCGCCGCGGTGAGGCCAGTGGTACCGTGACCGCCACTGGGACGCGCAGCTACTTTGGCAAAACCGCGGAATTGGTGCGCAGCGCGGGTGCCAAAAGCCATTTGGAAGAATTGGTGCTGCATATCGTTCGCTATTTGGTGGCCATGGATGTCTTGTTGGTGGTTGCCATTTTTGCTTACGCCATGGTGCAGGGCCTCAGCATTGCGACCATTCTTCCCTTCGCGCTGATTTTGCTCGTCGCTTCCGTACCGGTTGCCTTGCCGGCCACCTTTACTCTGGCCACTGCCTTGGCCGCTGTACGCCTTGCCCGACAGGGGGTATTGGTGACGCGCCTGGCAGCAATCGAGGAAGCCGCGGCAATGCAGGTGCTCTGCAGCGACAAGACGGGAACGTTGACCCAGAATCAGCTTCACTTGGAAAAAACATCGCTCTGGCCGCAGGTGGAAAGCAATGAGCTGTTGGCCATGGCCGCCATCGCCAGTGATGATTCGACACAGGATCCTTTAGATCTCGCCATCCTGACGGCCGCTACTGGCGCTGGGGTCACCTTGCCCGAGCGCAACGGATTTCTCCCCTTTGACCCCAGCAGTAAGCGATCGGCAGGTCAGTTTACCCGAGACCAGGATACTTGGGAGGCGATCAAGGGCGCACCACAGACGGTGGCGATGCTCTGTGGCGAAAAGGACTGGGAAAGGGCTACCCAAGATCTCGCCAGCAACGGCGCGCGTGTCCTGGCCGTTGCCGCCGGGCCGAAGGGGGCGCCACGCTTTTTGGGATTGTTGGCCCTCGCCGATCCGGTCCGTCCTGATGCTGCGAAGGTGATCCAGGAATTAGAAAACTTTGGCGTACCCGTGCGCATGATCACCGGCGATAGTGCGGCCACAGCCAGCCATGTCGCCCAGATCCTGGGGATTCGTGGCCCAGTCTGTGCGCGGGATGCCCAAAACCAAGATTGCGCGGTGTATGCCGGGGTCTTTCCAGAAGATAAATTTCACCTGGTACAGGCATTGCAAAAACAAGGGAAGATCGTCGGCATGACGGGCGATGGCGTCAATGATGCCCCAGCCTTGAAGCAGGCCGAGATGGGGGTGGCTGTCGAAAGTGCCACGGACGTGGCCAAGGCCGCAGCCAGTATCGTACTCACCACCCCCGGTCTGGAGGGCGTACTCACGGCGGTCATGGCGGGTCGGCGGGTATATCAGCGCATGCTGACCTACACGTTGAACAAGATCATCAAGGTCTTTCAAGTAGCCCTATTTCTGAGCCTGGGGTTTCTGCTCTTTGACCGCTTCGTGGTGACCCCCCTCCTTGTCCTACTTCTCCTCTTCGCCAATGATTTCGTCACCATGTCTCTGGCCGAAGACAATGTCCGCCCATCAACGAAGCCGGATCGCTGGAATGTGCGAAGCCTGGTCTGGTCTTCCCTCGCCGTTGCCGGCGCATGGCTGCTCTATATCTTTGCTGTCTATATGGTGGCACGATTTCTATTGCATCTACCGGAAGGCTCGGTCCAAAGCCTGGGTTTTGTTGGTTTGGTCTACTCAGGGCTAGCCAATGTGTTTCTGGTACGGGAACGCGGCCATCTATGGGCGGCACGCCCAGGCAAATTTTTGGCCTTGGCGAGTCTGGCCGATATTGTTATCGTGAGCGTCTTGGCAATCTTTGGCTGGCTGCTCGCACCGGTCCCAGCCTACCTGGTTGGCGCACTGCTTTTGTTTACCCTGATCTACACCTTGCTATTGGATCAAATAAAGGTTCCTTTGCTGCACCAGCTCACCAAGTGA
- a CDS encoding acetate/propionate family kinase — protein MSEQILALNSGSSSLKFALYTATNGVVERQGEGAVERIGQTVGRLWWHGQDPCDRTAPFPNAAAALAAVLQLFRERATEELAAIGHRVVSGGPQLREHCAIDEDVLQVLRGSLRFAPLHLPAEIAVMEAARQHWPQTPQFACFDTAFHRHIPELAARYPLPRNLWQEGVRKYGFHGLSYEYILTQIPTAGRSIIAHLGNGASLAAVRDGQCLDTSMGLSPTGGIVMGTRSGDLDPGVLLYLLEEKGYSANQLERVLNHLSGLLGLSGLSGDLQVLLEAADRDPHAAFAIDAFAYSVRKMIGSYLAVLGGVDRLVFTGGIGEHAAAVRERICTPLHGLGFHLDAASNARNEKQISEPDSPIEILCIPTDEDRQIAEHSYHLLQTKIAP, from the coding sequence ATGAGCGAACAAATCCTGGCGCTGAACAGCGGCTCTTCTTCCCTCAAGTTCGCCCTCTATACGGCTACGAACGGGGTCGTGGAGCGCCAGGGCGAGGGAGCGGTGGAGCGGATTGGGCAAACCGTCGGGCGGCTGTGGTGGCACGGACAGGATCCTTGCGATCGGACTGCGCCCTTTCCCAACGCTGCTGCCGCCTTGGCTGCAGTGTTGCAGCTGTTCCGCGAGCGTGCGACGGAGGAGCTCGCTGCCATTGGTCATCGGGTGGTTTCTGGTGGGCCGCAACTGCGCGAACACTGCGCCATCGACGAAGACGTGCTGCAGGTCCTGCGCGGCTCCCTGCGCTTCGCGCCGCTGCATCTTCCCGCCGAGATCGCCGTCATGGAAGCCGCTCGCCAGCATTGGCCACAAACGCCGCAATTTGCTTGCTTTGATACCGCCTTTCATCGCCACATTCCAGAGCTCGCCGCACGCTATCCCCTGCCCCGCAATCTCTGGCAGGAGGGGGTACGAAAATATGGCTTTCATGGGCTGTCTTATGAGTACATCCTCACCCAGATCCCAACCGCAGGGCGCAGCATCATCGCCCATCTGGGCAATGGTGCGAGCTTGGCCGCCGTGCGTGATGGACAATGCCTCGATACCAGCATGGGCCTCAGCCCCACTGGCGGTATCGTCATGGGTACGCGCAGCGGCGATCTCGATCCCGGAGTCTTGCTGTACCTGCTGGAAGAAAAGGGCTATAGCGCCAATCAGCTGGAGCGGGTGCTGAATCATCTGTCGGGTTTGCTCGGCCTCTCCGGTCTCAGCGGAGACCTGCAGGTGCTCCTCGAGGCCGCAGATCGGGATCCCCATGCCGCCTTCGCCATCGACGCCTTTGCCTACAGCGTGCGCAAGATGATCGGCAGCTATCTGGCCGTTCTGGGTGGTGTGGATCGCCTGGTCTTCACGGGAGGAATTGGCGAGCACGCGGCAGCGGTGCGGGAAAGGATCTGCACCCCCCTGCACGGCCTCGGTTTCCATCTGGATGCGGCAAGCAACGCCAGAAACGAGAAGCAGATTTCCGAGCCTGATAGCCCCATCGAAATCCTCTGCATCCCCACTGATGAGGATCGCCAGATTGCGGAACATAGTTACCACTTACTCCAGACAAAAATCGCCCCATGA
- a CDS encoding 2-oxo acid dehydrogenase subunit E2 produces the protein MKHEITMPVLSDTMQTGRLTRWNKAVGEAVKKGDALAEVETDKAILDVEAFQDGYLAGPLAPVEQDIPVRSVIAWLVDSREELGAAAENAASAKPAIAPSPASTAAAAPVLPPQNKAESAPPPAVPRAVPAAPSIAPGVPDGILASPYARGLAQELGVELSSLGKGPINSRAVLAAALRGAAPELSAGPPYRIERLSGMRAAAARNMQDAVSTPSFQISAHIALTDLHRQAKAARLSLTLALARACALTVAEDPWFNHLWTPQGLAKRERVNVAIAVDTGDALLTPVLRDMAGRPINELAEDWRILLAKIKKGRLAPEDYRGGTFYLSNLGVFDVVHNFDAIVPLGAAAILAVAASQADGGTEFTLSCDHRVIFGADAARFLQRLRDRLADPSWLSA, from the coding sequence ATGAAACACGAGATCACCATGCCGGTCCTGTCGGATACCATGCAGACCGGACGCCTGACCCGCTGGAACAAGGCCGTGGGCGAAGCCGTGAAAAAAGGTGATGCCTTGGCCGAGGTGGAAACCGACAAGGCCATCCTCGATGTGGAAGCCTTTCAGGATGGCTATCTGGCCGGTCCCTTGGCTCCAGTGGAGCAAGACATTCCGGTGCGCTCGGTGATAGCCTGGCTGGTAGATAGCCGCGAAGAGCTGGGCGCGGCGGCAGAGAATGCAGCTAGCGCCAAGCCTGCCATCGCACCATCGCCCGCATCGACGGCAGCAGCAGCGCCAGTGCTGCCCCCCCAAAACAAGGCGGAGTCGGCCCCTCCCCCTGCAGTCCCGAGGGCAGTGCCGGCCGCGCCCTCCATAGCTCCTGGAGTGCCCGATGGCATCCTGGCAAGCCCCTATGCCCGTGGCCTCGCCCAGGAATTGGGGGTGGAGCTTTCCAGCTTGGGCAAAGGTCCCATCAACAGTCGCGCCGTACTCGCCGCTGCCCTGCGTGGCGCCGCGCCAGAGCTCAGCGCCGGACCTCCATATCGGATCGAACGCTTGTCCGGCATGCGCGCTGCGGCGGCCCGTAACATGCAGGACGCCGTCTCTACCCCCAGCTTTCAGATCAGCGCCCACATTGCCCTCACCGATCTCCACCGACAGGCCAAAGCAGCCCGCCTCAGCCTGACCCTTGCCCTCGCCCGTGCCTGCGCCCTCACCGTCGCCGAAGACCCCTGGTTCAATCATCTCTGGACACCGCAAGGACTGGCCAAGCGGGAGCGGGTGAATGTGGCGATTGCCGTGGATACCGGCGATGCCCTACTGACGCCCGTGCTCCGCGACATGGCAGGCCGTCCCATCAATGAACTAGCAGAAGACTGGCGAATTCTCTTGGCTAAAATCAAAAAAGGGAGACTGGCCCCCGAGGACTATCGTGGGGGCACATTCTACCTCTCCAACCTTGGGGTCTTTGACGTCGTGCATAACTTTGATGCCATCGTCCCCTTGGGCGCCGCCGCCATTCTCGCCGTAGCGGCAAGCCAAGCCGATGGCGGCACGGAGTTCACCTTGAGCTGTGACCATCGCGTCATCTTTGGTGCCGATGCCGCACGGTTTTTACAGCGCTTGCGAGATCGCCTCGCCGACCCCTCCTGGTTGTCTGCATGA
- a CDS encoding alpha-ketoacid dehydrogenase subunit beta, whose amino-acid sequence MTTMLYWQALNRALDEAMAEDPNVLLLGEDVGLFGGTYRVSEGLLAKYGEWRVRDTPISENSFTGLGVGAAMLGLRPVVEIMTINFALLALDALINMAAKVPFMSGGQFPMGLTVRMPGGVARQLGAQHSQRLEHTLMNCPGLRIVVPSMPQDAYWQLRQAIRSDDPIIVLEHELLYFRKAEVDSMGSPLPIHAATVRRSGRDLTCISYSRMVEVALAAAEELAQEGIEMEVVDLRSLSPIDWEPCVQSIAKTHNALILEEDCRFSGAGAEIVATLQERCFYFLDRPIQRLAGLDLPTPFNAELEANSIPSTEELIVAARTLLGNTREGKSA is encoded by the coding sequence ATGACGACCATGCTGTACTGGCAGGCCTTGAATCGCGCCTTGGACGAAGCCATGGCAGAGGATCCCAACGTCCTGCTCCTGGGCGAGGATGTGGGCCTCTTTGGTGGCACCTATCGGGTGAGTGAGGGTTTACTCGCAAAGTACGGCGAGTGGCGGGTGCGCGATACCCCAATCTCAGAAAACAGCTTCACCGGCCTCGGGGTAGGGGCGGCGATGCTCGGTTTGCGTCCCGTCGTTGAAATCATGACCATCAATTTTGCCCTCCTGGCTCTGGATGCTTTGATCAACATGGCCGCCAAGGTGCCCTTCATGTCCGGCGGCCAGTTTCCCATGGGGCTCACGGTGCGCATGCCGGGCGGTGTGGCTCGGCAGCTGGGTGCCCAACATTCCCAGCGCCTCGAACATACCCTGATGAATTGTCCGGGCTTGCGCATTGTCGTCCCCAGCATGCCCCAGGATGCGTATTGGCAACTGCGGCAGGCGATTCGTTCCGACGACCCCATCATCGTCCTGGAACATGAGCTGCTCTATTTTCGGAAAGCTGAGGTGGACAGCATGGGTTCCCCCTTGCCCATTCATGCGGCCACGGTCCGAAGATCCGGGCGTGATCTGACCTGTATCAGCTACTCGCGCATGGTGGAGGTCGCGCTGGCGGCGGCGGAAGAACTTGCCCAGGAGGGCATCGAGATGGAGGTCGTGGATCTGCGCAGCCTCTCCCCCATCGACTGGGAGCCCTGCGTGCAATCCATTGCTAAAACTCATAACGCACTGATTCTGGAAGAGGACTGCCGCTTTTCCGGAGCCGGGGCAGAGATCGTGGCCACCCTGCAGGAACGCTGTTTTTATTTCCTGGACCGCCCCATCCAGCGCCTCGCCGGGCTGGATCTTCCGACCCCATTCAATGCCGAGTTGGAAGCAAACAGCATCCCCAGTACCGAAGAGCTCATCGTCGCCGCGCGCACTCTACTGGGCAACACAAGAGAGGGGAAATCTGCATGA
- a CDS encoding thiamine pyrophosphate-dependent enzyme, which translates to MTTNADPIFLLRQMLRARALEETAAREYAAGNIAGFLHLYPGEEAVAAGVLSCAEPGDYVVSTYREHVHALLRGIPAAAILAELFGKKTGASGGMGGSMHLFDAERRFLGGYAIVGETFPIALGAGYAVAYRQLPEAVLCFFGDGATNQGTFHESLNMAALWRLPIFFVCENNHYQIGTEIHRHSAVVEIYRRARAYNIPAERVNGMDVLAVQQASHQALARIRAGDGPQFLELETYRYRGHSMADPGAYRPTSEVQAYEQQDPINTLEGEVAGRANCPAGDCVRQFQAHCCAAGHLSNEDLKGLQAEVAAEMQSALAAAQAAPAPSLADAQTIFTKNRRHEDFFGRGRV; encoded by the coding sequence ATGACGACAAACGCCGACCCCATCTTTCTGCTGCGCCAAATGCTGCGCGCCCGCGCGCTGGAGGAAACCGCCGCGCGGGAGTACGCCGCCGGCAACATCGCCGGTTTTCTACATCTGTATCCGGGCGAAGAAGCGGTTGCAGCCGGAGTTTTGAGTTGTGCGGAGCCCGGCGACTATGTCGTCAGCACCTATCGCGAGCATGTCCATGCCCTGCTGCGGGGCATTCCCGCCGCCGCGATCCTGGCGGAACTCTTTGGCAAGAAGACCGGGGCCAGCGGGGGCATGGGCGGTTCCATGCATCTCTTCGATGCGGAGCGGCGCTTCCTAGGCGGTTACGCGATTGTTGGCGAGACCTTTCCCATCGCCCTTGGGGCGGGCTACGCCGTTGCCTACCGTCAGTTGCCCGAGGCAGTGCTGTGCTTTTTTGGTGATGGCGCGACCAATCAGGGGACCTTTCACGAATCCCTTAACATGGCCGCGCTCTGGCGGCTGCCGATCTTTTTCGTCTGCGAAAACAATCATTATCAGATTGGTACGGAAATCCATCGCCATTCCGCCGTGGTCGAGATCTACCGCCGCGCTCGTGCCTATAACATCCCTGCGGAGCGGGTGAATGGCATGGATGTGCTGGCGGTACAGCAGGCCAGCCACCAGGCACTAGCACGTATTCGCGCTGGTGATGGTCCGCAATTTCTCGAATTAGAGACGTACCGTTATCGTGGTCATTCCATGGCAGACCCCGGTGCCTATCGCCCCACCAGCGAGGTGCAGGCCTACGAGCAACAAGACCCCATCAACACCCTCGAAGGAGAAGTGGCGGGACGGGCGAATTGCCCCGCCGGGGATTGTGTGCGGCAATTCCAGGCGCATTGCTGTGCTGCCGGGCACCTCAGCAACGAAGATCTGAAGGGGTTACAGGCCGAAGTTGCGGCGGAGATGCAGAGTGCCCTGGCGGCAGCCCAGGCAGCCCCTGCGCCCAGTCTTGCAGATGCGCAAACGATCTTTACCAAAAACCGGCGCCATGAGGATTTCTTTGGAAGGGGGCGGGTATGA
- a CDS encoding carboxymuconolactone decarboxylase family protein, with product MSEMQDRITQIEELTTRLKEQYPAEINSFLAFMGKAEGSPALSKAQKELINVGLAVAAQCEWCIALHVHGAVKAGASRDEIMSAGFQAVLMHGGPALMYLVPLTRALDEFLPESKA from the coding sequence ATGTCAGAAATGCAGGATCGTATTACCCAGATTGAGGAACTGACCACGCGGCTGAAGGAGCAGTACCCCGCGGAAATCAACAGCTTTCTGGCCTTCATGGGCAAGGCGGAAGGTAGCCCTGCCCTGAGCAAGGCGCAGAAGGAACTGATCAATGTGGGCTTGGCGGTGGCAGCCCAGTGTGAATGGTGTATTGCCCTGCACGTGCATGGCGCGGTCAAGGCTGGAGCAAGCCGCGATGAAATCATGAGCGCTGGCTTTCAGGCGGTGCTCATGCATGGCGGGCCGGCCTTGATGTATCTGGTTCCTCTGACCCGCGCCCTGGACGAATTCCTGCCGGAGAGTAAGGCATGA
- the atpC gene encoding ATP synthase F1 subunit epsilon, whose translation MNANRTFSLSVVDVNGLVYSGDCTFVVLPGELGELGIFARHAPLLSILQAGELRAHFPDGLAEVLFIEGGFAEIQPSGVMVLADVSLRIPDLNPNAIKKGIEKAKEAVMQNKKHNTIDFIKAEQELQRELAKYRSYTKYTSTGSEQRQEYNWQRPTVAAPPKINPAALED comes from the coding sequence ATGAATGCAAATCGTACCTTTTCATTATCGGTAGTTGACGTGAATGGGTTGGTGTATTCGGGAGACTGTACCTTTGTCGTCTTACCCGGCGAACTGGGCGAACTTGGCATCTTTGCGCGTCATGCCCCACTGCTGTCCATATTGCAAGCGGGGGAGCTGCGCGCCCATTTTCCTGATGGTCTGGCGGAAGTGTTGTTTATCGAGGGAGGGTTTGCAGAGATCCAGCCCAGTGGCGTAATGGTTCTTGCAGACGTCAGCCTGCGCATTCCTGATTTGAATCCAAATGCGATAAAAAAAGGTATCGAGAAAGCCAAAGAAGCTGTCATGCAAAATAAAAAACATAACACTATTGATTTCATCAAAGCAGAGCAGGAGCTTCAGCGGGAATTGGCAAAATATCGGTCGTATACAAAATACACAAGCACGGGTTCGGAACAAAGACAGGAATACAACTGGCAGCGACCCACAGTAGCAGCGCCACCCAAAATCAATCCCGCCGCTCTGGAAGATTGA
- the gpmI gene encoding 2,3-bisphosphoglycerate-independent phosphoglycerate mutase, which translates to MTKKKVLLVIFDGFGLNPNRAFNGWAQARTPHLDHYFASHPHTALQASGRAVGLPDGQFGNSEVGHLTLGSGRILKQDLLRIADAIADGSLEQLSNWQVLLHAGKRIHLIGMASNGGVHSHIEHLLRLLPLLVKAGMEPVIHCITDGRDTPPRSADRFIAQLEEALTQLGKGHIATLSGRYYAMDRAQHWERTEKAWQAIIHGQGEQATDAQSAVREGWKRDGGDEFIQPTVIGDPDKAYIAADEPVFFFNFRSDRMRQLCAAIALPSFSSFDRGDYRAHDSTCMTSYDETFDLPVLFPTEIPRKVLAEVLADAGLAQFHCAETEKYAHVTYFFNGGRETPFPLEEREIIPSPKVSTYDLQPEMSAPAVADRIIAALQADCYAFVLVNFANGDMVGHTAKIPAILEAVETLDLQFHRVVQTALAQGYRVILTADHGNCDEMVDPLSGEPHTQHTVYPVPFLLLGEPNAHLSIGAGLADVAPTVLDLLGLAKPKEMTGRSIVLHSELFQN; encoded by the coding sequence ATGACAAAGAAGAAAGTTTTGTTGGTGATCTTTGACGGCTTTGGCCTGAATCCCAATCGTGCCTTCAATGGATGGGCTCAGGCCCGTACCCCGCACCTCGATCATTATTTCGCCAGTCATCCTCACACTGCCCTGCAGGCCTCGGGACGCGCCGTGGGTCTTCCTGATGGGCAATTTGGCAATTCCGAGGTAGGGCATCTGACCTTGGGTTCGGGGCGCATCCTCAAACAGGATCTGCTGCGCATTGCCGACGCCATTGCCGATGGCAGTCTGGAACAGCTTTCCAACTGGCAGGTCCTTTTGCACGCTGGCAAGCGCATTCATCTGATCGGGATGGCGTCGAATGGTGGCGTGCACTCCCATATCGAGCATCTCCTGCGCCTCTTGCCACTACTGGTCAAGGCGGGCATGGAACCCGTTATTCATTGCATCACGGATGGCAGGGATACCCCGCCCCGGAGTGCCGATCGCTTTATCGCGCAACTGGAGGAGGCCCTTACCCAGCTGGGAAAAGGCCACATTGCCACTCTCTCCGGCCGCTACTATGCCATGGATCGCGCCCAACATTGGGAGCGTACGGAAAAGGCGTGGCAAGCCATCATTCACGGGCAGGGAGAGCAGGCAACCGATGCCCAAAGTGCGGTGCGGGAAGGCTGGAAACGGGATGGAGGCGATGAATTCATTCAGCCTACCGTCATCGGTGATCCTGACAAGGCATATATTGCCGCTGATGAGCCGGTATTCTTTTTCAATTTTCGCTCGGACCGCATGCGTCAGCTCTGCGCGGCCATCGCCCTGCCCAGTTTTTCCTCTTTCGATCGGGGTGACTACCGGGCACACGATAGTACCTGCATGACCTCTTACGATGAAACATTCGACCTACCCGTACTGTTTCCGACCGAGATTCCCCGCAAGGTGCTGGCCGAGGTCCTTGCCGATGCGGGTCTTGCGCAGTTCCACTGCGCCGAAACCGAGAAATACGCTCATGTGACCTATTTTTTCAACGGGGGACGGGAAACGCCCTTTCCGCTGGAAGAACGAGAAATCATCCCCTCCCCCAAGGTCAGCACCTATGATCTACAACCGGAGATGAGTGCACCAGCCGTGGCCGATCGCATCATTGCCGCCTTACAGGCAGATTGCTATGCCTTTGTGCTGGTGAACTTTGCCAACGGCGACATGGTGGGCCATACGGCCAAGATCCCCGCCATTCTCGAGGCGGTAGAAACCCTCGATCTGCAGTTTCATCGCGTGGTACAGACCGCCTTGGCCCAGGGTTATCGGGTCATTCTTACCGCCGACCATGGAAATTGCGACGAGATGGTCGATCCGCTGAGTGGCGAACCCCATACACAGCACACGGTGTATCCCGTACCCTTTTTACTTCTGGGAGAACCGAACGCGCATCTCAGTATCGGCGCCGGGCTCGCCGATGTGGCACCGACCGTCCTGGATTTGTTGGGCCTGGCAAAGCCCAAAGAAATGACCGGGAGGAGTATTGTGCTGCACTCCGAACTATTCCAGAACTGA